The Metamycoplasma cloacale genome includes a region encoding these proteins:
- the lgt gene encoding prolipoprotein diacylglyceryl transferase, whose product MADFAGVQLKVGPFYVYSLCIMLGMLASILTVLFFWKREKYSFDRFAILIFIALPTAIVGARMFFIIQQAIAHNWQTVKRFWAIWEGGLSIHGGVIVSTICCVAYVVFSKHPKRIDLKKAFSIILPAVLIGQAIGRWGNFANHEVYGGIMEENSLAFKILPSVIRQHMFISGHYRLPLFLYESIANFVGYIVIVWILNFFNWLRPGTTAGIYILYYGIIRFGMEPLREDNYTIYKVISALYIVVGIIFVIVCEFMGSSKYNVYKVPLYKPQWTKKYFYFIVYEPKNTGINFNLKSKNNKTAVAAKE is encoded by the coding sequence ATGGCAGATTTTGCTGGAGTACAGTTAAAAGTTGGACCTTTTTATGTATATTCACTATGCATTATGCTAGGGATGTTAGCTTCAATATTAACTGTATTGTTTTTCTGAAAAAGAGAGAAGTATTCTTTTGACAGATTTGCAATTTTAATTTTTATAGCACTTCCAACTGCCATTGTTGGAGCTAGAATGTTTTTCATCATTCAACAAGCAATTGCGCATAATTGACAAACTGTAAAACGTTTCTGAGCAATTTGAGAAGGTGGTTTATCAATTCATGGTGGGGTTATTGTTTCAACTATATGTTGTGTAGCTTACGTTGTATTTTCAAAACACCCAAAGAGAATTGATTTAAAGAAAGCGTTTAGTATTATTTTACCCGCTGTTTTAATCGGACAAGCAATTGGTAGATGAGGAAACTTTGCTAACCACGAAGTTTATGGTGGTATTATGGAAGAAAACTCATTGGCTTTCAAGATATTACCAAGCGTAATTAGACAACATATGTTTATTTCTGGTCATTACAGATTACCATTATTCTTGTATGAATCAATTGCAAACTTTGTAGGTTATATCGTTATTGTTTGAATTTTAAACTTTTTTAACTGATTAAGACCCGGAACCACAGCAGGAATATATATTCTTTACTACGGAATTATTAGATTTGGTATGGAGCCATTGCGTGAAGATAACTATACAATCTATAAAGTTATTTCAGCACTATATATTGTTGTTGGAATTATCTTTGTTATTGTATGTGAATTCATGGGTTCATCTAAATATAACGTATATAAAGTTCCATTATATAAACCACAATGAACTAAAAAATACTTTTATTTCATTGTGTATGAACCAAAAAATACTGGTATTAACTTCAATTTAAAATCAAAGAATAACAAAACAGCTGTAGCTGCTAAGGAATAA
- the uvrA gene encoding excinuclease ABC subunit UvrA, with amino-acid sequence MNEKIIIKGAKENNLKNVNLEIPRNKLVVFTGVSGSGKSSLAFNTIYEEGRRRYVDSLSNYARQFLGGTKKPNVESIEGLSPAISIEQKTIHNNPRSIVGTVTEIYDYLRLLYARIGKPFCPTHKKEISAQRIKDIINAIFKYKEGSKVYILAPLIVNQKGAHQALLSKLQRDGFLRVRVDNELLLLENEITLDKNKKHNIDLVVDRLVLSKDLQSRINEAIEIALEQSKGLVAIATEEGDYEIFSIHHSCEYGDFDMPKIEPKLFSFNSPNGMCNECKGIGALQKASFDLVCPNKELSINEGAILYYKNTVNTSNLEWQEFKALLDYYQIDPKTPIDQLSKRELELIQYGSDEEITFTLKSQTNTRRTTRYIEGILSKIERRYLETNSEESRIYFKNFLSPIACPSCKGQRLNNYALAVKIANLNIYEISSKSIEELNEIINNLVLNEVELEISQLILIELKHRLKFLIDVGLEYLTLNRRAETLSGGEAQRIRLATQIGSNLTGILYVLDEPSIGLHQKDNQKLLASLKHMVDLGNTLIVVEHDEETIREADYIVDIGLLAGEHGGEIVASGTVEEIAAHPNSLTGKYLSKRLEIQTPRYRRSGNGKVLTLKHAKTNNLQNVTVDFPLGKFIAITGVSGSGKSSLINEELAVKVDDFLNSKHYDYRKDNSLSGQLNIDKIIPIDQSPIGRTSRSNIATYTGVFDDIRALFAQTQEAMIRGYTASRFTFNVSGGRCDKCEGAGVLKIEMHFLPDVYVTCDHCDGHRYNQETLEVKYNGKNINDVLEMTVEQAMHFFGIHSKITQKLQTLIDVGLDYIKLGQPATTLSGGEAQRVKLSSELQKKSTGKTLYLLDEPTTGLHSYDVQKLLNVLNRIVDQGNTVIVIEHNLDVIKSADHIIDLGPGGGKNGGRIVATGTPEQVAKNQNSYTGIFLNKIL; translated from the coding sequence ATGAATGAAAAAATCATCATCAAAGGCGCAAAAGAAAATAATTTAAAGAATGTTAATCTAGAAATTCCACGTAATAAATTAGTTGTATTTACTGGAGTTTCCGGTTCTGGTAAATCATCTCTTGCCTTTAATACAATCTATGAAGAAGGACGCAGAAGATATGTTGATAGTTTATCTAATTATGCTAGACAATTTTTAGGGGGAACAAAAAAACCTAATGTTGAAAGTATTGAAGGACTATCTCCAGCAATTTCAATTGAACAAAAAACAATTCATAACAACCCAAGAAGTATTGTTGGGACAGTAACCGAAATATACGACTATCTTCGTCTTTTATACGCAAGAATTGGAAAACCTTTTTGTCCAACACATAAAAAAGAAATTTCAGCTCAAAGAATTAAAGATATTATTAATGCTATTTTTAAATACAAAGAAGGTAGCAAAGTTTATATATTAGCTCCTTTAATAGTAAATCAAAAAGGTGCACATCAAGCTTTATTATCTAAACTACAAAGAGATGGATTTTTAAGAGTAAGAGTTGATAATGAATTACTTTTACTAGAAAATGAGATTACATTAGATAAAAACAAAAAACATAACATTGATTTAGTGGTTGATCGTCTTGTATTATCAAAAGATTTACAATCTAGAATTAATGAAGCAATTGAAATTGCCCTTGAGCAATCAAAAGGATTAGTTGCCATTGCAACTGAAGAGGGTGATTACGAAATATTCTCTATTCATCATAGTTGCGAATATGGTGATTTTGATATGCCTAAAATTGAACCTAAATTATTTTCTTTCAACTCACCAAATGGAATGTGTAATGAATGTAAAGGAATTGGAGCATTACAAAAAGCTTCATTTGATTTAGTATGTCCTAACAAAGAATTATCAATCAATGAGGGTGCAATTCTATATTACAAAAATACAGTTAATACCAGTAATTTAGAATGACAAGAATTTAAAGCATTACTTGATTACTATCAAATCGATCCTAAAACTCCAATTGATCAACTATCTAAAAGAGAACTTGAATTAATTCAATATGGATCAGATGAAGAAATTACCTTTACTTTAAAATCGCAAACAAACACAAGAAGAACAACTCGTTATATTGAAGGAATATTAAGTAAAATTGAACGTAGATATCTTGAAACTAATTCCGAAGAATCTAGAATTTATTTCAAGAACTTCTTATCTCCAATAGCTTGTCCTAGCTGTAAGGGTCAAAGATTAAATAATTATGCATTAGCTGTGAAAATTGCTAATTTAAACATCTATGAAATATCAAGTAAATCAATTGAAGAACTAAATGAAATTATCAATAATTTAGTTTTAAACGAAGTTGAACTAGAAATTAGTCAATTAATTTTAATCGAACTTAAACATCGCTTAAAATTCCTAATTGATGTCGGTCTTGAATATCTAACATTAAATCGTCGTGCTGAAACTTTAAGTGGTGGAGAAGCGCAAAGAATTAGATTAGCAACTCAAATTGGTTCAAATCTAACGGGAATTCTATATGTTTTAGATGAACCTTCAATTGGTTTACATCAAAAAGATAATCAAAAACTACTAGCTTCTTTAAAACATATGGTTGATTTAGGTAATACCTTAATTGTTGTAGAACATGACGAAGAAACAATTAGAGAAGCAGATTATATCGTTGATATTGGATTACTAGCCGGTGAACATGGTGGCGAAATAGTCGCATCTGGAACTGTTGAAGAAATTGCTGCTCATCCAAATTCATTAACTGGTAAATATTTATCAAAACGTCTCGAAATTCAAACACCACGTTACAGACGTTCAGGAAATGGTAAAGTATTAACTTTAAAACACGCTAAAACCAATAACTTACAAAATGTTACAGTTGATTTTCCACTGGGTAAATTTATTGCAATAACCGGTGTTTCTGGTTCTGGTAAAAGTAGTTTAATTAATGAAGAACTAGCTGTTAAAGTAGATGATTTTTTAAACAGCAAACACTATGATTATCGTAAGGATAATAGTTTATCGGGACAATTAAACATCGATAAAATCATTCCAATTGATCAAAGTCCTATCGGTAGAACATCACGTTCTAATATTGCAACCTATACTGGTGTATTTGATGACATTAGAGCTTTATTTGCACAAACTCAAGAAGCAATGATTAGAGGTTATACTGCTTCTCGTTTCACTTTTAACGTCAGTGGTGGAAGATGTGATAAATGTGAAGGAGCTGGGGTTTTAAAAATTGAAATGCATTTTTTACCTGACGTTTATGTAACTTGCGATCACTGTGATGGTCATAGATATAATCAAGAAACATTAGAAGTTAAATACAACGGCAAAAACATTAATGATGTTTTAGAAATGACTGTTGAACAAGCAATGCATTTTTTTGGTATTCATAGTAAAATTACCCAAAAATTACAAACATTAATTGACGTCGGTCTTGACTATATTAAATTAGGTCAACCAGCAACTACCTTAAGTGGTGGAGAAGCACAACGGGTTAAATTATCATCTGAATTGCAAAAGAAATCAACTGGTAAGACTTTATATCTACTAGATGAACCAACAACTGGATTACATTCATATGATGTGCAAAAATTATTGAACGTCTTAAATAGAATTGTTGATCAAGGCAATACAGTAATTGTTATTGAACATAATTTAGACGTCATTAAATCAGCTGATCATATCATTGATTTAGGTCCTGGCGGTGGAAAAAATGGTGGCAGAATTGTTGCTACCGGAACCCCAGAACAAGTTGCAAAAAACCAAAATTCATATACAGGAATATTTTTAAATAAAATTCTTTAA
- a CDS encoding HAD-IIB family hydrolase translates to MEEKTINNKKLIIFSDVDGTIYKNFNLLKETIEDVRFINENNGDFNICTGNPCFDRMNWLSNELQAKYVLGSSGSQIYDVVNEKIIYSEHIDKKILKDIIDIASKHQFQILFWDNEQYFYLLDKDWNDSLFTYHFKNEEIRKTFPKKYNNESINPVKIEIYPYDHDNEEQLQEINKLIDNINGVSKTLTNCNIEILPNNLDKASAVVWMMNNVYNNDETKIDEIMTIGDGYNDITMLKLTQYSYAMANAYNEVLKTAKYYTSSVEQNGLGEAILDYAYRLKHLYKKYMLHNIKEK, encoded by the coding sequence ATGGAAGAAAAAACAATTAATAATAAAAAACTGATTATTTTTTCAGATGTTGATGGAACAATTTATAAAAACTTCAATCTCTTAAAAGAAACAATTGAAGATGTTCGTTTCATTAATGAAAATAATGGTGATTTCAATATATGTACTGGTAATCCTTGCTTCGATCGAATGAATTGATTGTCAAATGAATTACAAGCAAAATATGTATTAGGTTCGTCTGGTTCGCAAATATATGATGTTGTAAATGAAAAAATTATTTATTCAGAACATATTGATAAAAAAATCTTAAAAGACATTATTGATATTGCTTCAAAACATCAATTTCAAATTCTGTTTTGAGATAACGAACAATATTTCTATCTATTAGATAAAGATTGAAACGATTCACTATTTACATATCATTTTAAAAATGAAGAAATTAGAAAAACATTTCCTAAAAAATACAACAATGAATCAATCAATCCAGTTAAAATTGAAATCTATCCATATGACCATGATAATGAAGAGCAATTGCAAGAAATCAATAAGTTGATTGACAATATCAATGGTGTATCAAAAACATTAACCAATTGTAATATTGAGATCCTTCCAAACAATTTAGATAAAGCATCTGCGGTTGTTTGAATGATGAACAATGTATATAACAATGATGAAACTAAAATTGATGAAATAATGACAATAGGCGATGGTTATAACGATATAACGATGCTTAAATTGACACAATATTCATATGCAATGGCAAATGCTTATAACGAGGTATTAAAAACAGCTAAATACTACACTAGTTCAGTTGAACAAAATGGGTTAGGTGAAGCTATTCTAGATTATGCTTATCGTTTAAAACATCTATATAAAAAATATATGCTACACAATATTAAGGAGAAATAA
- the rmuC gene encoding DNA recombination protein RmuC codes for MNSTEIVLILLVVIAILIALGILIFLIIKTIKDRKRNNTLLNQELQSAIAKEIKDSIIYELKEQHTDLLTRHIVNINDFNDKANSIKTDVTEAVKNIETVKIDINNLYMESNRKISENLNDLNKTLMNEFNSNRELLNNNFNILKGELNILFKTNVKDNTELIEKSINNLNNETNKMKEIINDGIKQIKDELNEQFKNELQVKLNEYFGTVDKSMQNLTTHVTKFETLQQEVTQLNKAFNDNKRRGNFGELSLELLLQNNYNSALWEAQFRYSNIKQDKVKLTEKEKGYIVDFVFKTFDKNGEIIYVPIDSKFSIQTFLDIKNAKTIEELKVAEHEFKKVIKEKAKDINKYIIDKVTTPYGIMYLPSEAIYAEALSDYNLAKMCYDEYRVMIAGPTTISAFISNIAINMECVNISNNISKMFDLFKYISLNYNNVRKEMEASKKSIDKTNTSIERAIKSVDKVHKEISKSKFISVNPTPEIEPILGISTTEEIIDNNSNDENND; via the coding sequence ATGAATAGCACTGAAATTGTTTTGATTTTGTTGGTTGTAATAGCAATATTAATTGCATTAGGTATTTTAATTTTCTTAATTATTAAAACCATCAAAGATAGAAAAAGAAATAATACATTGTTAAATCAAGAATTGCAATCAGCAATTGCAAAAGAGATTAAAGATTCAATAATTTATGAACTTAAAGAACAACATACAGATTTATTAACTAGACACATTGTCAATATAAATGATTTTAATGACAAAGCAAATTCAATAAAAACAGATGTAACAGAAGCTGTAAAAAATATTGAAACAGTTAAAATTGACATTAATAATTTATATATGGAAAGCAATCGTAAAATTAGTGAAAATCTTAATGATTTAAATAAAACATTGATGAATGAATTTAATTCAAATAGAGAACTTTTAAACAATAACTTTAATATTTTAAAAGGTGAATTAAATATTTTATTTAAAACTAATGTCAAAGATAATACTGAATTGATTGAAAAATCTATTAATAATTTAAATAATGAAACTAATAAAATGAAAGAAATTATTAATGATGGAATTAAACAAATTAAAGACGAATTAAACGAACAATTTAAAAATGAATTGCAAGTTAAATTGAATGAATATTTCGGCACAGTTGATAAATCAATGCAAAATTTAACAACTCATGTTACAAAATTTGAAACCTTGCAACAAGAAGTAACACAATTGAACAAAGCATTCAATGATAACAAAAGAAGAGGTAATTTCGGTGAACTTAGCCTTGAATTACTATTACAAAACAATTACAATTCAGCATTGTGAGAAGCACAATTTCGCTATAGTAATATAAAACAAGATAAAGTAAAATTAACTGAAAAAGAAAAAGGTTATATCGTTGATTTTGTCTTTAAGACTTTTGATAAAAACGGTGAAATTATATATGTTCCTATTGATTCAAAATTTTCAATTCAAACCTTTTTAGATATCAAAAACGCTAAAACAATTGAAGAATTAAAAGTTGCCGAACATGAATTTAAGAAAGTAATTAAGGAAAAAGCAAAAGATATTAATAAATATATTATTGATAAGGTTACAACTCCATATGGAATTATGTATCTACCAAGCGAAGCAATTTATGCGGAAGCTTTAAGTGATTACAATCTAGCTAAAATGTGTTACGACGAATATAGAGTTATGATTGCTGGACCTACAACTATATCTGCATTTATTTCAAATATCGCAATTAATATGGAGTGTGTAAATATTTCAAATAATATTTCTAAAATGTTTGATTTATTTAAATATATTTCATTAAATTACAACAACGTAAGAAAAGAAATGGAAGCAAGTAAGAAATCAATTGATAAAACCAATACATCAATTGAAAGAGCAATTAAAAGCGTTGATAAAGTTCATAAAGAAATTAGCAAATCTAAGTTTATTTCAGTGAATCCAACTCCCGAAATTGAACCAATATTAGGTATTTCAACAACAGAAGAAATTATTGACAATAATTCAAATGATGAAAATAATGATTAA
- a CDS encoding ribose-phosphate pyrophosphokinase — protein sequence MQNNKEDNVVIFGMENSFNLAKEIGETINREVFPVQKITFADGEQLLYSNSTVRNQVVFIVCNTAKPVNDNLMALLIFIDSLKRASAKRINVVLTYYGYARQDRKVSGRQPISSKLVADLLTVAGATKVITIDLHNPSIQGFFNIPLDDLRGQFIFSNELRKREDKFVIVSPDHGGAVRARQLSELLHNNEEIAVIDKRRTGPNQSEIMGLLGDVSNKNVVIYDDIIDTGGTILNAARVLKQYGAKKIIIAATHGLFSRGFEMFENEEIVDEVIITNSINQDHLKHFKKLNVLSIANFLGLVIEANIQRKSITEVYDDYGNGNI from the coding sequence ATGCAAAATAATAAAGAAGACAATGTTGTTATATTTGGTATGGAAAATTCATTCAATTTAGCAAAAGAAATTGGGGAAACAATTAATCGCGAAGTATTTCCTGTTCAAAAAATTACTTTTGCTGATGGAGAACAACTTTTATATTCAAATTCAACAGTTAGAAATCAAGTTGTATTTATCGTATGTAATACAGCAAAACCAGTTAATGACAATTTAATGGCTTTATTGATTTTTATTGACTCATTAAAAAGAGCAAGCGCTAAAAGAATTAATGTTGTTTTAACATACTATGGTTATGCAAGACAAGATAGAAAAGTTAGCGGTAGACAACCTATTTCATCTAAATTAGTAGCTGATTTATTAACAGTTGCTGGAGCAACAAAAGTCATAACCATTGATTTACACAACCCTTCAATTCAAGGTTTCTTTAATATTCCATTAGACGATTTACGTGGTCAATTCATTTTTTCAAACGAATTAAGAAAAAGAGAAGATAAATTTGTCATTGTATCACCAGATCACGGCGGAGCAGTTAGAGCAAGACAATTATCCGAATTATTACATAATAATGAAGAAATTGCTGTTATTGATAAACGTAGAACGGGACCAAATCAGTCAGAAATCATGGGACTACTTGGGGATGTTTCAAACAAAAATGTTGTAATTTATGACGACATTATTGATACAGGTGGAACAATATTAAACGCTGCTAGAGTATTAAAACAATATGGTGCAAAGAAAATTATTATTGCTGCCACACATGGTTTATTTTCGCGTGGTTTTGAAATGTTTGAAAACGAAGAAATAGTCGATGAAGTAATAATTACTAACTCAATTAATCAAGACCATCTAAAACATTTTAAAAAGTTAAATGTTTTATCAATTGCTAATTTTTTAGGTTTGGTAATTGAAGCTAACATTCAAAGAAAATCTATTACAGAGGTTTACGATGATTACGGAAACGGAAATATTTAA
- the rsmG gene encoding 16S rRNA (guanine(527)-N(7))-methyltransferase RsmG, which translates to MITETEIFNLFDEYLDKPSVETKHLLHQYYLLIEEENSKYNLTGFKGKQLILNGLIESILIFNYINEHILDLKDKRLLDIGSGAGFPILPYLIYKQNFSLTIHEPMEKRVKFLTLVKDKLGLKNIEIKQIRSEDSNELEKFDFISARAVSELKNLIEISHALGKMNATFCFLKSNSYEKEIENAKKIINQLGIETKTIDLKTFFEIRNVIVYYRKTSKTPKNIPRKWSQIIKDNLKR; encoded by the coding sequence ATGATTACGGAAACGGAAATATTTAATCTCTTTGATGAATATTTAGATAAACCTTCTGTTGAAACAAAGCACTTATTACATCAATATTATTTATTGATCGAGGAAGAAAATAGCAAATATAATTTAACTGGTTTTAAAGGTAAACAGTTAATTTTAAATGGATTAATTGAATCTATATTAATTTTTAATTATATAAATGAGCATATTTTAGATCTTAAAGATAAAAGATTATTAGATATAGGTAGTGGCGCTGGTTTTCCGATATTACCTTATTTAATTTATAAACAAAATTTTTCTTTAACTATTCATGAACCAATGGAAAAAAGGGTGAAATTTTTAACATTAGTTAAAGATAAATTGGGTTTAAAAAACATTGAAATTAAACAAATAAGATCAGAAGATTCTAATGAATTAGAGAAGTTTGATTTTATATCAGCAAGAGCTGTTTCTGAATTAAAAAATTTAATTGAAATTTCACATGCATTAGGTAAAATGAATGCTACATTTTGCTTTCTAAAATCTAATTCATACGAAAAAGAAATAGAGAATGCTAAAAAAATTATTAACCAATTAGGTATTGAAACAAAAACTATTGATTTAAAGACATTTTTTGAAATAAGAAATGTTATTGTTTATTATAGAAAAACAAGTAAAACACCAAAAAATATACCAAGAAAATGAAGCCAAATTATTAAGGATAATTTAAAGAGATAA
- a CDS encoding cation:proton antiporter: MKESFFLNLAILLLLAYTIGKIFEKIKVPKIIGYLLVGIIFGPTLLDLVNPTLLNISAYMRKIALIIILMRSGLALNFSEIKKIGFRGILMSFVPAGFEILACLIFAPLILKVDYLTAGIMGCVLAAVSPAIVVPRMLKLKSEGYGTKNNVPQTVMAGSSLDDIFVIIVFTILLAIKKSLNDTGEIKVTAAFVLNIPGSIVLGVAAGILIGVVLYNSLKLLKTHANLKLIILLLMAILCVGLEELLHKVGVEFSSLLSIFVIAIIFATYDKENSEKYSQSLKHVWEFFEALLFLLVGLITKIDFKNTDNLKAWGLICVTLVFRSLAVFLCFIRSKTTYKERLFIIFAYLPKATVQASIGAIAFQEGVDPYQLILIVSVISIVFTAPLGAILMDTTYKKLLDKEEKTVAQTA, from the coding sequence ATGAAAGAAAGTTTTTTTCTTAATCTAGCAATCTTGTTATTACTAGCATATACAATTGGTAAAATATTTGAAAAAATCAAAGTTCCTAAAATAATTGGTTATTTATTAGTTGGTATTATTTTTGGCCCAACATTACTTGATTTAGTAAATCCTACATTATTAAACATTAGTGCATATATGAGAAAGATTGCATTAATAATAATTTTAATGCGTTCGGGATTGGCACTTAATTTCAGTGAGATTAAAAAAATAGGTTTTAGAGGAATACTTATGTCCTTTGTGCCGGCTGGTTTTGAAATTCTAGCCTGTTTAATATTTGCTCCATTAATTTTAAAAGTAGATTATTTAACAGCGGGTATCATGGGATGTGTATTAGCGGCTGTTTCGCCCGCAATTGTTGTTCCAAGAATGCTTAAATTAAAATCAGAAGGTTATGGAACTAAAAATAATGTTCCTCAAACTGTAATGGCAGGTTCTTCTTTAGATGATATATTTGTAATTATTGTCTTTACCATTCTTTTAGCTATTAAAAAATCATTAAATGATACAGGCGAAATTAAAGTAACTGCGGCATTCGTTTTAAATATTCCAGGTTCAATTGTTTTAGGGGTTGCTGCTGGTATTTTAATCGGAGTAGTTCTATATAATTCACTAAAATTATTAAAAACTCATGCAAATTTAAAATTGATTATATTACTTTTGATGGCTATTTTATGTGTCGGATTGGAAGAACTATTGCATAAAGTTGGTGTTGAATTTAGTTCATTGTTATCAATTTTTGTTATCGCAATTATTTTTGCAACTTACGATAAAGAAAACAGTGAAAAATATTCGCAATCCTTGAAACATGTTTGAGAATTTTTCGAAGCATTATTGTTCTTGCTAGTTGGTTTAATTACAAAAATTGATTTCAAAAACACAGACAATTTAAAAGCTTGAGGTCTAATATGTGTTACTTTAGTATTTAGATCGCTTGCAGTCTTCTTGTGTTTCATTAGATCTAAAACAACATACAAAGAAAGATTATTTATTATTTTTGCATATCTACCAAAAGCTACCGTTCAAGCTTCAATTGGGGCAATTGCATTTCAAGAAGGAGTAGATCCATATCAGTTAATTTTAATTGTATCGGTAATAAGCATTGTCTTTACCGCTCCATTAGGTGCAATTTTAATGGATACTACATATAAGAAATTATTAGATAAAGAAGAGAAAACCGTTGCTCAAACAGCTTAA